One region of Brachyhypopomus gauderio isolate BG-103 chromosome 9, BGAUD_0.2, whole genome shotgun sequence genomic DNA includes:
- the ak9 gene encoding adenylate kinase 9 isoform X6: MVSCFNDTQDNPLADSLIETEAENEFLRAKPTCFIIIGKPGIGKSTLARKLAQTWKCVLIDDTELLNSHIQDGTEQGRELCALLATGQSIPEEKVVTLVLEKLMSPEVENYGYVLSCWPSMSEEYLNVHEQVEWIRDLKLPPDFIINIKCPDKDLIHRLAGQRQHPQMGRVFLREQWDPERKETAKARSDTEDEGEEDEEEQVEEELEEELDEVEDLEVQKDMIGNLVRVKENFPEEASQRILLYKDTLLRPLEVFMAGHDPQYLFELDGNKDPEELFVSVVARLESMAVRRAAVPVRLLQLGEAELPEDIDTEELLRMLSSSRTVAPGFRWRRSRWGRTCPVALKEGKIIKGKPEFSVGFLDKMYVLSSQDALEKFMVSPKQYLLPPMPRPPCRVSVIGPPCSGTSTLSLLLAEHYGAVVIDMKKLMEPVMMKVRQEMLERVRREATTAALEKVKVHLEQDMAHRPGEVKAGVGEGGESEEHDLVETPPYPSSDEETMVTEHPEVQALVEEAMREAERAFPAPPQDLCVEVLQRRIREIEAEDEGAEVKRGWVLDNFPTSRAQVAAIEDGHTALMPDVLFCLRDSDGEGSTVLRRLYERNKELVDSAVIARLQQRRRAGVIQDTQQVALGSEEDVQETSGHSRLDVVPEEADCTEVTLPAVWELGYPPGPEMTEYKHQHRMFLQEWDSVEPSLPCSYAGLDITGQSPSDLLQAMVDHMERPFKHMAWEMSAVDLDEEEEDARLLTALDRGKAEGDETQEEQEESSTRRWLGDTREFCPVVLREEGTLLPCRDDFAAKYRDRVYCLSSAEAQKKFLQDPELYTATTELLKPPAVRVFQLGVRGSGKTLHGGWLAQQLGLFHVQFRECLQELILPKTQCRVPYADEAEPPEEPPEELQAMLKLQAQTSSTAPPTEQEDRTEPEESLTDNPAHSEEKQEEKPVLTDEEEAIKSYLSDGEPLPQEIMEMILLKLWNEEPYKSTGFILEGFPLLPEDVSYLVERHLYPDAVVVMTLEVTEVVQRLLPPRLTRWRERRVRRREQMQLLKDLRGKIREEAMNQRRAELEDEHAALKEDEEDELDEEQLDWEQEVEATLLREFPPEEEEYGEDEESEASAEERLELEISERFDTDDGNLTRTMDLLEDHQIPRLTINAGRKPHIVRYQLLQKVKPLVENRAALFHQCYPLSCGLAQILLQFSYRFYSAFGCWDPVRCAEGDVLQQVQGVLQHGYPLLFHTFIYFFTSKETRSTFMLNPIRYLQQPRPQPSLPIKLAIIGPPKSGKTTVARMFASELGLARLSIGDAMRTVLTTQGSSELASQMLKHLRQGLTVPDELAIQCLEVVLMDLVCSTRGYVLDGFPMTKRQADLMEARSIIPVRVMELHIETVEVLRRGLGDTSTPSRPYPVRDSLQILSDRNSCYRREVPALRRHFQQHYRNWDAIDTHKSKWWVWNRILDEIRISMRQIYDYLKRIRKGQAARIDHLCITPAELQSRLGEFGHYCPVSLALHCHLVDCSSNTSLELAAEYRGHYYKMASREFLERFLEAPERFLVPRCPHSLPPPELLPRKLTVGQVKDRFPQQVELKGYCPVTYLDGQHRYEALVRGNVDFAVEYREKIYIFETEEKQSKFLRSPETYWDQQLPQKLPPMGDPIHLTSLPMLGYLEQGVATAIIKGMAEVGRLKPKFPYLSVKRSAILYLAFHLKAYNPRNSDYIRQKYKKKLSRFKEGCELISYLGAAMTHTYMPPHEQPLGFEDKLHRFLALEDATRTASGLIQLGS; encoded by the exons atggTATCCTGTTTTAATGACACACAAGACAACCCTTTGGCTGACAGCTTGATAGAGACAGAAGCTGAGAATGAGTTTCTGCGTGCGAAGCCTACCTGCTTCATTATTATTGGAAAGCCA GGTATTGGCAAGTCTACACTTGCCAGAAAATTAGCTCAAACCTGGAAATGTGTCCTTATTGATG ATACGGAGTTGCTCAACAGTCATATCCAGGATGGTACAGAGCAAGgcagagag CTCTGTGCTCTACTGGCAACAGGACAGAGCATTCCAGAGGAGAAGGTGGTTACGTTAGTGCTTGAAAAGCTCATGTCACCAGAAGTGGAAAACTATG GCTATGTTCTTTCATGTTGGCCATCGATGTCTGAAGAATATCTGAATGTACATGAGCAGGTGGAGTGGATCAGAGACCTAAAACTGCCCCCAGACTTCATAATCAACATCAAG TGTCCAGACAAGGACCTGATCCACCGACTGGCAGGCCAGAGGCAGCACCCACAGATGGGCCGAGTCTTCCTCCGGGAACAGTGGGACCCTGAAAGGAAGGAGACGGCCAAGGCAAGGAGTGACACTGAGGATGAAGGtgaagaagatgaggaggagCAGGTAGAGGAGGAGTTGGAGGAGGAGTTGGATGAG gtggaggaccTGGAAGTGCAGAAGGACATGATTGGTAACTTAGTGAGGGTGAAGGAGAATTTCCCAGAGGAGGCCTCTCAGAGGATTCTGCTCTATAAAGACACCCTGCTCAGACCTTTGGAG GTCTTCATGGCAGGTCATGACCCTCAGTACCTGTTTGAGTTAGACGGAAACAAGGACCCAGAGGAACTCTTTGTG tctgtagTGGCACGTCTGGAGTCCATGGCTGTGAGGAGAGCTGCCGTCCCGGTGCGTCTGCTGCAGCTGGGTGAGGCGGAGCTGCCAGAGGACATAGACACG GAGGAGCTGCTACGCATGCTGTCCTCATCCAGGACCGTAGCACCAGGCTTCCGTTGGCGCAGGAGCCGGTGGGGTCGCACCTGCCCCGTTGCCCTGAAAGAGGGCAAGATCATTAAAGGAAAACCAGAGTTTTCTGTTGG CTTCCTGGATAAAATGTATGTCTTATCCTCTCAAGACGCTCTGGAGAAGTTCATGGTGAGCCCAAAGCAGTACCTTCTCCCTCCCATGCCACGCCCACCCTGCAGAGTGTCTGTGATTGGTCCACCCTGCTCAGGAACGAGCACTCTGAGCTTGTTATTGGCTGAGCACTACGGGGCAGTGGTGATAGACATGAAGAAGCTGATGGAGCCAGTCATGATGAAGGTCAGACAAGAAATGCTGGAGCGAGTACGTCGTGAAGCAACTACTGCTGCCCTGGAAAAGGTCAAGGTTCACCTGGAGCAAGATATGGCACACAGACCTG GTGAGGTGAAGGCAGGTgttggggagggaggagagtcTGAAGAACATGACCTTG TAGAAACACCTCCATATCCATCCAGTGATGAAG AAACGATGGTGACTGAACACCCGGAGGTGCAGGCGCTTGTGGAAGAGGCCATGAGAGAGGCAGAGCGGGCGTTTCCCGCACCGCCGCAGGACCTGTGTGTGGAAGTCCTGCAAAGGAGAATCAGAgag ATCGAGGCGGAGGACGAAGGTGCAGAGGTTAAAAGGGGCTGGGTGCTGGACAACTTCCCCACCAGCAGAGCACAGGTGGCAGCCATAGAGGATGGACACACTGCCCTCATGCCTGATGTGCTGTTCTGTCTGAGAGACAGTGATGGCGAGG GTAGCACAGTTCTCCGAAGGCTGTATGAGAGGAACAAGGAACTGGTGGACTCAGCTGTCATTGCACGCCTGCAACAGAGACGGAGAGCAGGAGTGATTCAAGACACCCA GCAAGTCGCTCTGGGCTCAGAAGAGGATGTGCAGGAGACCAGTGGTCACTCCAGACTGGATGTGGTGCCAGAGGAGGCTGATTGTACAG aggtgACCTTGCCTGCTGTGTGGGAGCTGGGCTACCCCCCTGGTCCAGAGATGACAGAATATAAGCACCAGCACAGGATGTTTCTGCAGGAGTGGGACAGCGTGGAGCCCTCTCTCCCCTGCAGCTACGCTGGGCTAGACATCACTGGACAAAGCCCTTCTGACCTGCTGCAGGCGATGGTTGACCACATGGAAC gGCCATTTAAGCACATGGCCTGGGAGATGTCTGCCGTGGACCtcgatgaagaggaagaggatgccAGGCTGCTCACTGCACTGGACAGAGGGAAAGCAGAAGGGGATGAGACCCAGGAG GAACAAGAGGAAAGCAGCACTAGAAGATGGCTGGGGGACACCAGGGAGTTCTGTCCAGTGGTGCTGAGGGAGGAGGGCACTCTGCTGCCCTGCAGGGACGACTTTGCAGCCAAGTACAGGGACCGTGTGTATTGTCTGTCCAGCGCAGAGGCGCAGAAGAAGTTCCTACAGGATCCAGAGCTTTACACAGCAACCACTGAGCTACTGAAG cctcCTGCTGTGCGTGTCTTCCAGCTGGGGGTGCGTGGCTCTGGAAAGACCTTGCACGGTGGCTGGCTGGCACAACAGCTGGGCCTCTTCCACGTGCAGTTCCGTGAGTGTCTCCAGGAGCTCATCCTGCCCAAGACCCAGTGCCGCGTGCCCTACGCAGACGAGGCAGAGCCCCCCGAGGAGCCCCCTGAGGAGCTGCAGGCCATGCTGAAGCTGCAGGCACAGACCTCCTCCACAGCGCCCCCTACAGAGCAGGAAGACAGGACTGAGCCAGAGGAGAGCCTAACTGATAACCCTGCTCATTCAGAGgagaagcag GAGGAGAAACCAGTGCTGACAGATGAAGAAGAAGCCATCAAGTCATATCTATCGGACGGAGAGCCATTACCACAGGAGATCATGGAGATGATTCTCCTGAAGCTGTGGAACGAGGAGCCATACAA GTCCACTGGCTTTATACTGGAGGGCTTTCCTCTGCTTCCAGAAGATGTGTCCTATCTGGTGGAGCGTCACCTTTACCCAGACGCGGTGGTCGTGATGACGTTGGAGGTGACGGAGGTGGTGCAGCGCTTGCTGCCCCCACGGCTCACCCGCTGGAGGGAGAGACGAGTCCGAAGGAGAGAGCAGATGCAGCTGCTCAAAGATCTGCGTGGCAAAatcagg GAGGAGGCCATGAACCAGCGGAGAGCAGAGCTGGAGGATGAGCACGCAGCACTCAAA GAGGATGAAGAAGATGAACTGGATGAGGAGCAGCTGGATTgggagcaggaggtggaggccACGCTGCTGAGGGAGTTCCCCCCTGAGGAAGAGGAATATGGAGAGGACGAAGAGTCAGAGGCCAGCGCAGAGGAGAGGCTAGAGTTAGAGATCAGTGAGAGGTTTGACACAGATGACGGCAACCTCACCAGAACCATG GACCTCCTGGAGGACCACCAGATCCCTCGCCTGACCATCAACGCAGGCCGTAAGCCTCACATCGTGCGCTACCAACTCCTGCAGAAAGTCAAGCCCCTGGTGGAGAACAGGGCCGCCCTGTTTCATCAGTGCTATCCCCTCAGCTGTGGCCTCGCTCAGATCCTCCTGCAGTTCTCCTACAGGTTCTACAGTGCCTTCGGGTGCTGGGACCCTGTCCGG TGTGCTGAGGGAGATGTGCTCCAGCAGGTGCAGGGTGTCCTCCAGCACGGCTACCCCCTCCTCTTCCACACCTTCATTTACTTCTTCACTTCCAAAGAGACCCGCAGCACCTTCATGCTCAACCCTATCAGATACCTCCAGCAGCCCAGGCCACAGCCCTCCCTGCCCATCAAACTCGCAATCATCGGTCCACCCAAATCTGGCAAAACCACAG TTGCCCGGATGTTTGCCAGTGAGCTGGGTCTGGCTCGCCTCTCGATCGGTGATGCCATGCGGACAGTGCTTACTACCCAGGGCAGCTCAGAGCTGGCCAGTCAGATGCTGAAACACCTGAGGCAGGGCCTGACGGTGCCTGATGAACTGGCCATCCAGTGCCTGGAGGTGGTTCTGATGGACCTGGTGTGCAGCACACGGGG TTATGTACTGGACGGCTTTCCCATGACCAAGAGGCAGGCGGATCTGATGGAGGCTCGTAGCATTATACCTGTTCGAGTGATGGAGCTGCATATAGAAACAGTGGAGGTTCTGAGGAGAGGTCTGGGGGACACGTCTACACCCAGCAG GCCGTATCCGGTGCGTGACAGCCTTCAGATCCTCAGTGACCGCAACTCCTGCTACCGCCGCGAGGTCCCCGCCCTGCGCCGGCACTTCCAACAGCACTACCGCAACTGGGACGCCATcgacacacacaaaagcaagtGGTGGGTGTGGAATCGGATTCTAGATGAAATCCGGATCAGCATGAGGCAAATCTACGATTACCTGAAGAGGATCCGTAAAG GCCAGGCGGCCAGGATAGATCACTTGTGTATCACTCCTGCTGAGCTTCAGTCTCGGCTGGGGGAGTTTGGCCACTACTGCCCTGTCAGCCTGGCTCTCCATTGCCATCTGGTGGACTGCTCCAGCAACACATCCCTGGAGCTGGCTGCAGAGTACAGGGGCCACTACTACAAAATGGCCTCTAGAGAATTTCTTGAG AGGTTCCTTGAGGCACCGGAGAGGTTTTTGGTGCCACGGTGCCCCCACTCACTGCCCCCCCCTGAGCTGCTGCCACGCAAGTTGACAGTAGGCCAGGTGAAGGACCGCTTCCCTCAGCAGGTGGAGCTGAAGGGCTACTGCCCTGTCACATACCTGGACGGGCAGCACAG GTATGAGGCTCTGGTACGTGGAAATGTGGACTTTGCTGTGGAGTATCGGGAGAAAATCTACATCTTTGAGACGGAGGAGAAACAAAGCAAGTTTCTACG GTCACCTGAGACTTACTGGGACCAGCAACTTCCCCAAAAACTTCCACCAATGGGAGACCCAATACATCTGACCTCTTTACCAATGTTAGGCTATTTGGAACAG GGTGTGGCTACAGCCATCATCAAAGGCATGGCAGAGGTGGGACGCCTCAAGCCAAAGTTCCCTTACCTCAGTGTAAAGAGGTCTGCTATACTCTACCTGGCCTTTCATTTAAAAG CATACAACCCGAGGAACTCCGACTACATTCGGCAGAAGTACAAGAAGAAACTCTCTCGGTTCAAGGAGGGTTGTGAGCTCATTTCTTACCTGGGTGCGGCTATGACTCACACGTACATGCCTCCTCACGAGCAGCCTCTGGGCTTTGAAGATAAGCTTCACAGGTTCCTGGCCCTGGAGGATGCCACTAGAACAGCCTCAGGGTTGATACAGCTTGGAAGTTAA
- the ak9 gene encoding adenylate kinase 9 isoform X4 — translation MVSCFNDTQDNPLADSLIETEAENEFLRAKPTCFIIIGKPGIGKSTLARKLAQTWKCVLIDDTELLNSHIQDGTEQGRELCALLATGQSIPEEKVVTLVLEKLMSPEVENYGYVLSCWPSMSEEYLNVHEQVEWIRDLKLPPDFIINIKCPDKDLIHRLAGQRQHPQMGRVFLREQWDPERKETAKARSDTEDEGEEDEEEQVEEELEEELDEVEDLEVQKDMIGNLVRVKENFPEEASQRILLYKDTLLRPLEVFMAGHDPQYLFELDGNKDPEELFVSVVARLESMAVRRAAVPVRLLQLGEAELPEDIDTEELLRMLSSSRTVAPGFRWRRSRWGRTCPVALKEGKIIKGKPEFSVGFLDKMYVLSSQDALEKFMVSPKQYLLPPMPRPPCRVSVIGPPCSGTSTLSLLLAEHYGAVVIDMKKLMEPVMMKVRQEMLERVRREATTAALEKVKVHLEQDMAHRPGEVKAGVGEGGESEEHDLVETPPYPSSDEETMVTEHPEVQALVEEAMREAERAFPAPPQDLCVEVLQRRIREIEAEDEGAEVKRGWVLDNFPTSRAQVAAIEDGHTALMPDVLFCLRDSDGEGSTVLRRLYERNKELVDSAVIARLQQRRRAGVIQDTQQVALGSEEDVQETSGHSRLDVVPEEADCTEVTLPAVWELGYPPGPEMTEYKHQHRMFLQEWDSVEPSLPCSYAGLDITGQSPSDLLQAMVDHMERPFKHMAWEMSAVDLDEEEEDARLLTALDRGKAEGDETQEVEEQEESSTRRWLGDTREFCPVVLREEGTLLPCRDDFAAKYRDRVYCLSSAEAQKKFLQDPELYTATTELLKPPAVRVFQLGVRGSGKTLHGGWLAQQLGLFHVQFRECLQELILPKTQCRVPYADEAEPPEEPPEELQAMLKLQAQTSSTAPPTEQEDRTEPEESLTDNPAHSEEKQEEKPVLTDEEEAIKSYLSDGEPLPQEIMEMILLKLWNEEPYKSTGFILEGFPLLPEDVSYLVERHLYPDAVVVMTLEVTEVVQRLLPPRLTRWRERRVRRREQMQLLKDLRGKIREEAMNQRRAELEDEHAALKEDEEDELDEEQLDWEQEVEATLLREFPPEEEEYGEDEESEASAEERLELEISERFDTDDGNLTRTMDLLEDHQIPRLTINAGRKPHIVRYQLLQKVKPLVENRAALFHQCYPLSCGLAQILLQFSYRFYSAFGCWDPVRCAEGDVLQQVQGVLQHGYPLLFHTFIYFFTSKETRSTFMLNPIRYLQQPRPQPSLPIKLAIIGPPKSGKTTVARMFASELGLARLSIGDAMRTVLTTQGSSELASQMLKHLRQGLTVPDELAIQCLEVVLMDLVCSTRGYVLDGFPMTKRQADLMEARSIIPVRVMELHIETVEVLRRGLGDTSTPSRPYPVRDSLQILSDRNSCYRREVPALRRHFQQHYRNWDAIDTHKSKWWVWNRILDEIRISMRQIYDYLKRIRKGQAARIDHLCITPAELQSRLGEFGHYCPVSLALHCHLVDCSSNTSLELAAEYRGHYYKMASREFLERFLEAPERFLVPRCPHSLPPPELLPRKLTVGQVKDRFPQQVELKGYCPVTYLDGQHRYEALVRGNVDFAVEYREKIYIFETEEKQSKFLRSPETYWDQQLPQKLPPMGDPIHLTSLPMLGYLEQGVATAIIKGMAEVGRLKPKFPYLSVKRSAILYLAFHLKAYNPRNSDYIRQKYKKKLSRFKEGCELISYLGAAMTHTYMPPHEQPLGFEDKLHRFLALEDATRTASGLIQLGS, via the exons atggTATCCTGTTTTAATGACACACAAGACAACCCTTTGGCTGACAGCTTGATAGAGACAGAAGCTGAGAATGAGTTTCTGCGTGCGAAGCCTACCTGCTTCATTATTATTGGAAAGCCA GGTATTGGCAAGTCTACACTTGCCAGAAAATTAGCTCAAACCTGGAAATGTGTCCTTATTGATG ATACGGAGTTGCTCAACAGTCATATCCAGGATGGTACAGAGCAAGgcagagag CTCTGTGCTCTACTGGCAACAGGACAGAGCATTCCAGAGGAGAAGGTGGTTACGTTAGTGCTTGAAAAGCTCATGTCACCAGAAGTGGAAAACTATG GCTATGTTCTTTCATGTTGGCCATCGATGTCTGAAGAATATCTGAATGTACATGAGCAGGTGGAGTGGATCAGAGACCTAAAACTGCCCCCAGACTTCATAATCAACATCAAG TGTCCAGACAAGGACCTGATCCACCGACTGGCAGGCCAGAGGCAGCACCCACAGATGGGCCGAGTCTTCCTCCGGGAACAGTGGGACCCTGAAAGGAAGGAGACGGCCAAGGCAAGGAGTGACACTGAGGATGAAGGtgaagaagatgaggaggagCAGGTAGAGGAGGAGTTGGAGGAGGAGTTGGATGAG gtggaggaccTGGAAGTGCAGAAGGACATGATTGGTAACTTAGTGAGGGTGAAGGAGAATTTCCCAGAGGAGGCCTCTCAGAGGATTCTGCTCTATAAAGACACCCTGCTCAGACCTTTGGAG GTCTTCATGGCAGGTCATGACCCTCAGTACCTGTTTGAGTTAGACGGAAACAAGGACCCAGAGGAACTCTTTGTG tctgtagTGGCACGTCTGGAGTCCATGGCTGTGAGGAGAGCTGCCGTCCCGGTGCGTCTGCTGCAGCTGGGTGAGGCGGAGCTGCCAGAGGACATAGACACG GAGGAGCTGCTACGCATGCTGTCCTCATCCAGGACCGTAGCACCAGGCTTCCGTTGGCGCAGGAGCCGGTGGGGTCGCACCTGCCCCGTTGCCCTGAAAGAGGGCAAGATCATTAAAGGAAAACCAGAGTTTTCTGTTGG CTTCCTGGATAAAATGTATGTCTTATCCTCTCAAGACGCTCTGGAGAAGTTCATGGTGAGCCCAAAGCAGTACCTTCTCCCTCCCATGCCACGCCCACCCTGCAGAGTGTCTGTGATTGGTCCACCCTGCTCAGGAACGAGCACTCTGAGCTTGTTATTGGCTGAGCACTACGGGGCAGTGGTGATAGACATGAAGAAGCTGATGGAGCCAGTCATGATGAAGGTCAGACAAGAAATGCTGGAGCGAGTACGTCGTGAAGCAACTACTGCTGCCCTGGAAAAGGTCAAGGTTCACCTGGAGCAAGATATGGCACACAGACCTG GTGAGGTGAAGGCAGGTgttggggagggaggagagtcTGAAGAACATGACCTTG TAGAAACACCTCCATATCCATCCAGTGATGAAG AAACGATGGTGACTGAACACCCGGAGGTGCAGGCGCTTGTGGAAGAGGCCATGAGAGAGGCAGAGCGGGCGTTTCCCGCACCGCCGCAGGACCTGTGTGTGGAAGTCCTGCAAAGGAGAATCAGAgag ATCGAGGCGGAGGACGAAGGTGCAGAGGTTAAAAGGGGCTGGGTGCTGGACAACTTCCCCACCAGCAGAGCACAGGTGGCAGCCATAGAGGATGGACACACTGCCCTCATGCCTGATGTGCTGTTCTGTCTGAGAGACAGTGATGGCGAGG GTAGCACAGTTCTCCGAAGGCTGTATGAGAGGAACAAGGAACTGGTGGACTCAGCTGTCATTGCACGCCTGCAACAGAGACGGAGAGCAGGAGTGATTCAAGACACCCA GCAAGTCGCTCTGGGCTCAGAAGAGGATGTGCAGGAGACCAGTGGTCACTCCAGACTGGATGTGGTGCCAGAGGAGGCTGATTGTACAG aggtgACCTTGCCTGCTGTGTGGGAGCTGGGCTACCCCCCTGGTCCAGAGATGACAGAATATAAGCACCAGCACAGGATGTTTCTGCAGGAGTGGGACAGCGTGGAGCCCTCTCTCCCCTGCAGCTACGCTGGGCTAGACATCACTGGACAAAGCCCTTCTGACCTGCTGCAGGCGATGGTTGACCACATGGAAC gGCCATTTAAGCACATGGCCTGGGAGATGTCTGCCGTGGACCtcgatgaagaggaagaggatgccAGGCTGCTCACTGCACTGGACAGAGGGAAAGCAGAAGGGGATGAGACCCAGGAGGTGGAG GAACAAGAGGAAAGCAGCACTAGAAGATGGCTGGGGGACACCAGGGAGTTCTGTCCAGTGGTGCTGAGGGAGGAGGGCACTCTGCTGCCCTGCAGGGACGACTTTGCAGCCAAGTACAGGGACCGTGTGTATTGTCTGTCCAGCGCAGAGGCGCAGAAGAAGTTCCTACAGGATCCAGAGCTTTACACAGCAACCACTGAGCTACTGAAG cctcCTGCTGTGCGTGTCTTCCAGCTGGGGGTGCGTGGCTCTGGAAAGACCTTGCACGGTGGCTGGCTGGCACAACAGCTGGGCCTCTTCCACGTGCAGTTCCGTGAGTGTCTCCAGGAGCTCATCCTGCCCAAGACCCAGTGCCGCGTGCCCTACGCAGACGAGGCAGAGCCCCCCGAGGAGCCCCCTGAGGAGCTGCAGGCCATGCTGAAGCTGCAGGCACAGACCTCCTCCACAGCGCCCCCTACAGAGCAGGAAGACAGGACTGAGCCAGAGGAGAGCCTAACTGATAACCCTGCTCATTCAGAGgagaagcag GAGGAGAAACCAGTGCTGACAGATGAAGAAGAAGCCATCAAGTCATATCTATCGGACGGAGAGCCATTACCACAGGAGATCATGGAGATGATTCTCCTGAAGCTGTGGAACGAGGAGCCATACAA GTCCACTGGCTTTATACTGGAGGGCTTTCCTCTGCTTCCAGAAGATGTGTCCTATCTGGTGGAGCGTCACCTTTACCCAGACGCGGTGGTCGTGATGACGTTGGAGGTGACGGAGGTGGTGCAGCGCTTGCTGCCCCCACGGCTCACCCGCTGGAGGGAGAGACGAGTCCGAAGGAGAGAGCAGATGCAGCTGCTCAAAGATCTGCGTGGCAAAatcagg GAGGAGGCCATGAACCAGCGGAGAGCAGAGCTGGAGGATGAGCACGCAGCACTCAAA GAGGATGAAGAAGATGAACTGGATGAGGAGCAGCTGGATTgggagcaggaggtggaggccACGCTGCTGAGGGAGTTCCCCCCTGAGGAAGAGGAATATGGAGAGGACGAAGAGTCAGAGGCCAGCGCAGAGGAGAGGCTAGAGTTAGAGATCAGTGAGAGGTTTGACACAGATGACGGCAACCTCACCAGAACCATG GACCTCCTGGAGGACCACCAGATCCCTCGCCTGACCATCAACGCAGGCCGTAAGCCTCACATCGTGCGCTACCAACTCCTGCAGAAAGTCAAGCCCCTGGTGGAGAACAGGGCCGCCCTGTTTCATCAGTGCTATCCCCTCAGCTGTGGCCTCGCTCAGATCCTCCTGCAGTTCTCCTACAGGTTCTACAGTGCCTTCGGGTGCTGGGACCCTGTCCGG TGTGCTGAGGGAGATGTGCTCCAGCAGGTGCAGGGTGTCCTCCAGCACGGCTACCCCCTCCTCTTCCACACCTTCATTTACTTCTTCACTTCCAAAGAGACCCGCAGCACCTTCATGCTCAACCCTATCAGATACCTCCAGCAGCCCAGGCCACAGCCCTCCCTGCCCATCAAACTCGCAATCATCGGTCCACCCAAATCTGGCAAAACCACAG TTGCCCGGATGTTTGCCAGTGAGCTGGGTCTGGCTCGCCTCTCGATCGGTGATGCCATGCGGACAGTGCTTACTACCCAGGGCAGCTCAGAGCTGGCCAGTCAGATGCTGAAACACCTGAGGCAGGGCCTGACGGTGCCTGATGAACTGGCCATCCAGTGCCTGGAGGTGGTTCTGATGGACCTGGTGTGCAGCACACGGGG TTATGTACTGGACGGCTTTCCCATGACCAAGAGGCAGGCGGATCTGATGGAGGCTCGTAGCATTATACCTGTTCGAGTGATGGAGCTGCATATAGAAACAGTGGAGGTTCTGAGGAGAGGTCTGGGGGACACGTCTACACCCAGCAG GCCGTATCCGGTGCGTGACAGCCTTCAGATCCTCAGTGACCGCAACTCCTGCTACCGCCGCGAGGTCCCCGCCCTGCGCCGGCACTTCCAACAGCACTACCGCAACTGGGACGCCATcgacacacacaaaagcaagtGGTGGGTGTGGAATCGGATTCTAGATGAAATCCGGATCAGCATGAGGCAAATCTACGATTACCTGAAGAGGATCCGTAAAG GCCAGGCGGCCAGGATAGATCACTTGTGTATCACTCCTGCTGAGCTTCAGTCTCGGCTGGGGGAGTTTGGCCACTACTGCCCTGTCAGCCTGGCTCTCCATTGCCATCTGGTGGACTGCTCCAGCAACACATCCCTGGAGCTGGCTGCAGAGTACAGGGGCCACTACTACAAAATGGCCTCTAGAGAATTTCTTGAG AGGTTCCTTGAGGCACCGGAGAGGTTTTTGGTGCCACGGTGCCCCCACTCACTGCCCCCCCCTGAGCTGCTGCCACGCAAGTTGACAGTAGGCCAGGTGAAGGACCGCTTCCCTCAGCAGGTGGAGCTGAAGGGCTACTGCCCTGTCACATACCTGGACGGGCAGCACAG GTATGAGGCTCTGGTACGTGGAAATGTGGACTTTGCTGTGGAGTATCGGGAGAAAATCTACATCTTTGAGACGGAGGAGAAACAAAGCAAGTTTCTACG GTCACCTGAGACTTACTGGGACCAGCAACTTCCCCAAAAACTTCCACCAATGGGAGACCCAATACATCTGACCTCTTTACCAATGTTAGGCTATTTGGAACAG GGTGTGGCTACAGCCATCATCAAAGGCATGGCAGAGGTGGGACGCCTCAAGCCAAAGTTCCCTTACCTCAGTGTAAAGAGGTCTGCTATACTCTACCTGGCCTTTCATTTAAAAG CATACAACCCGAGGAACTCCGACTACATTCGGCAGAAGTACAAGAAGAAACTCTCTCGGTTCAAGGAGGGTTGTGAGCTCATTTCTTACCTGGGTGCGGCTATGACTCACACGTACATGCCTCCTCACGAGCAGCCTCTGGGCTTTGAAGATAAGCTTCACAGGTTCCTGGCCCTGGAGGATGCCACTAGAACAGCCTCAGGGTTGATACAGCTTGGAAGTTAA